In Intestinibacillus sp. Marseille-P6563, a single genomic region encodes these proteins:
- the hisE gene encoding phosphoribosyl-ATP diphosphatase, whose translation MNSFEQMEAVIAQRRAEPQENSYTCYLFEKGLDKILKKVGEECAETIIAAKNGDKEELIGEINDVFYHMMVMMNECGVTMADVCAEMDKRAEKIGNLKKFHVSDHNT comes from the coding sequence ATGAATTCGTTTGAACAGATGGAAGCGGTCATCGCGCAGCGGCGCGCTGAACCGCAGGAAAATTCCTACACCTGCTATTTGTTTGAAAAGGGTCTGGATAAGATCCTTAAGAAGGTGGGCGAGGAGTGCGCGGAAACCATCATTGCCGCCAAGAACGGCGACAAAGAGGAGCTCATTGGGGAGATCAACGACGTATTCTATCACATGATGGTCATGATGAACGAATGCGGCGTGACCATGGCCGACGTGTGTGCCGAGATGGACAAGCGCGCCGAAAAGATCGGCAACCTCAAAAAGTTCCACGTTTCCGACCACAACACCTAA
- the hisI gene encoding phosphoribosyl-AMP cyclohydrolase, which produces MDLSKFFVKSELIPVICQDERNGEVLMLGYANEEALKRTMETGTAWFFSRSRQKLWNKGETSGNFIFVSKILSDCDDDTLIYVGTPKGPVCHTGNRTCFYTTLWEK; this is translated from the coding sequence ATGGATTTATCCAAATTTTTTGTAAAAAGCGAGCTGATTCCGGTCATCTGTCAGGACGAGCGGAACGGCGAAGTGCTCATGCTGGGCTACGCCAACGAAGAAGCGCTCAAGCGGACCATGGAGACCGGCACGGCGTGGTTTTTCTCGCGTTCGCGGCAAAAGCTGTGGAACAAGGGTGAAACCTCGGGCAATTTCATTTTTGTGAGCAAGATTTTGTCCGACTGCGACGACGATACGCTCATCTATGTCGGTACGCCCAAGGGTCCGGTCTGCCATACCGGCAACCGTACCTGTTTCTATACCACGCTTTGGGAAAAATAA
- a CDS encoding pyridoxamine 5'-phosphate oxidase family protein, with protein sequence MRRKDREIFGREQIEPILQECKVCRIAMIADGKPYVIPMNFGYTWDDTGLTLYFHSGLKGKKIDALKADPRICFEMDTQHSLTGEGDLACRYSYAFSSIVGEGSVEFATNNDQKRAGFEHIMRHQTGRDGWTYGDSHLAVTEVFWVHADSFEASRKEPKKG encoded by the coding sequence ATGCGCAGAAAAGACCGTGAGATTTTCGGGCGCGAACAAATCGAGCCCATTTTGCAGGAGTGCAAGGTGTGCCGCATCGCCATGATTGCGGACGGCAAGCCCTATGTCATCCCCATGAACTTCGGCTATACCTGGGATGACACCGGCCTGACGCTGTATTTCCACAGCGGCCTCAAGGGCAAGAAGATCGATGCCCTCAAGGCGGACCCGCGCATCTGCTTTGAGATGGACACCCAGCATAGCCTGACCGGCGAGGGCGATCTGGCCTGCCGATACAGCTATGCGTTTTCGTCCATCGTGGGCGAGGGCAGCGTCGAGTTCGCTACGAACAATGACCAGAAGCGCGCCGGGTTCGAGCACATCATGCGTCACCAGACCGGTCGCGACGGCTGGACCTATGGAGACTCCCATCTGGCTGTCACCGAGGTGTTCTGGGTGCATGCCGATTCGTTCGAAGCCTCCCGCAAGGAACCCAAAAAAGGATAA
- a CDS encoding tRNA1(Val) (adenine(37)-N6)-methyltransferase: MESIETLPNGLRLLQDDAFFKLGQDSVLLSAFARPRRFARVLDLGAGTGALTLLCWREDLRMTGLELQAGAAALFARSVADNQLSNVEVVTGDLRQVRTLFAHGSMDYVLCNPPYFKRSAGKISPLDAHALARADGEATIEDIAVAASYVLGSGGKCAMVFRPERLLTLMTALQRVRLTPKRLRFVHQTAEKPPSAVLVESRKGSNPDGLTVEPPLLVQDSTGALTEEYKAIYHLA, translated from the coding sequence TTGGAATCCATCGAAACATTGCCAAATGGCCTGCGGCTCTTGCAGGACGATGCGTTTTTTAAACTGGGACAGGACTCGGTGCTGCTGTCCGCCTTTGCGCGTCCGCGCCGGTTTGCGCGCGTGCTCGACCTGGGCGCCGGTACGGGTGCGCTGACGCTGCTATGCTGGCGGGAGGATTTACGCATGACCGGCCTGGAATTGCAGGCCGGAGCGGCTGCCCTGTTCGCCCGATCGGTCGCGGACAATCAGCTTTCCAATGTGGAAGTCGTCACCGGCGACCTACGGCAGGTACGCACGCTCTTTGCGCACGGGTCGATGGACTACGTGCTGTGCAACCCGCCCTACTTTAAGCGCAGCGCGGGCAAGATATCGCCGCTGGATGCCCATGCGCTCGCGCGGGCAGACGGCGAGGCAACCATTGAGGACATCGCGGTCGCCGCGTCCTATGTGCTGGGCAGCGGCGGCAAGTGCGCAATGGTGTTCCGTCCCGAACGACTGCTCACGCTGATGACCGCTTTACAGCGGGTGCGCCTGACGCCCAAGCGGCTGCGCTTTGTGCACCAGACGGCCGAAAAGCCGCCCAGCGCCGTGCTGGTTGAGAGCCGCAAGGGGAGCAATCCGGACGGCCTGACGGTCGAGCCGCCCCTGCTCGTGCAGGACAGCACCGGCGCACTGACCGAAGAATACAAAGCCATCTATCATTTAGCATGA
- the epsC gene encoding serine O-acetyltransferase EpsC — translation MLLKELIEDARSIRERDPAARTTAEVFLLYPGFHAVIYHKLTHWLYLHKRFFLARMISQFARTMTGVEIHPGAKIGRGLFIDHGMGIVIGETAEVGDYCTIYHGVTLGGTGKDTGKRHPTIGNNVLISTGAKVLGPFTVGDNSRIGANAVVLQEVPPDSTVVGVKARVVKIGGHRIPSFDLDQVNVPDPLSQELCRLEHRVYANEQKLRENAPEIGHKSGENDQKDAK, via the coding sequence ATGTTACTCAAGGAACTGATCGAGGATGCGCGCTCCATTCGGGAGCGTGACCCGGCCGCACGTACTACGGCCGAAGTGTTCCTGTTATATCCAGGCTTTCATGCGGTTATCTATCACAAGCTGACCCATTGGCTCTATTTGCATAAACGATTTTTTCTGGCGCGGATGATCTCCCAGTTTGCCCGCACCATGACCGGCGTGGAGATCCACCCCGGCGCCAAGATCGGCCGCGGCCTGTTCATCGACCACGGTATGGGCATCGTCATTGGTGAAACGGCCGAAGTGGGCGATTACTGCACCATTTACCACGGCGTGACCCTGGGCGGTACCGGTAAGGACACCGGCAAGCGCCATCCGACCATTGGCAACAATGTGCTTATCTCCACGGGCGCCAAGGTGCTCGGCCCGTTTACGGTGGGTGATAATTCGCGCATTGGCGCCAACGCGGTCGTCTTGCAGGAAGTTCCGCCCGATTCTACGGTCGTCGGCGTCAAGGCGCGTGTGGTCAAGATCGGCGGCCACCGCATTCCTTCGTTCGATCTCGACCAGGTCAATGTGCCCGACCCACTGTCCCAGGAACTGTGCCGCTTGGAACACCGTGTGTATGCCAACGAACAGAAGCTGCGCGAGAATGCCCCGGAAATCGGACACAAATCTGGCGAAAACGATCAGAAAGAC